The segment AAACAACCGCTTTGAGTCCGAATTGGCTTCCAGAAAACCAGAACCAGGGAAAACCATTAGGTCTTCCGCCGCCGCTGCCACCCCCGGGGCCGAGGAGGGCGGCGAGGGCCTGGACCGCTATCACATCGCCATCCTGGCCGAGCTGCAGCGCGAGGCGCGCCTGTCCAATGCCGAGCTGGCCGCGCGCATCGGGCTCTCGGCCGCGCCCACCTGGCGGCGCGTGCGCTGGCTGGAGGAGCAGGGCTATATCACCGGCTACCGCGCCGAGATCGACCGCCGCAAAATCGGCCTGGGCGTGCTGGCCTTTGTGCGGGTGGACACCGAGCGCAGCGCCGGCAGCGCCACGCGCGAGCTGGAGGCCGCCATCCGCGCCCTGCCCGAGGTGATTGCCTGCCACTACATCTCGGGCGCCGGCACCTTCGAGCTGCAGGTCAT is part of the Shinella sp. XGS7 genome and harbors:
- a CDS encoding Lrp/AsnC family transcriptional regulator, which codes for MASRKPEPGKTIRSSAAAATPGAEEGGEGLDRYHIAILAELQREARLSNAELAARIGLSAAPTWRRVRWLEEQGYITGYRAEIDRRKIGLGVLAFVRVDTERSAGSATRELEAAIRALPEVIACHYISGAGTFELQVMATDLDAFSRFSIDTLLNLPNVKDIHTSFSLGEVKAGGALPLSHLRGGA